TCTATTGAACGCCATTATCAACGCCATTCTACCTTGCTGGTAATGATTCCTAAACGCTCTGAACGACTCTCTCAGTGCTGTCATCTTTGCTTCTTTTGGGCTTTTGTCGCCCTTAAGCAGGCAGAGACCTGCCCTCAGATCTCTGCCTGGTCTGTGTATTGGGGCAGTGTTCTACTTATTTCCAGCCCACCCGGTCTACGAGTTTAACCACCTCGGGGTTATTGCGGCCGTAGGCAGACACATTCACCTCGTCTACCTTGAAGTCCCCTAGTTCGGCTACGACTGGATCGATGTCAACGCCCTCCACCACAGGATATTCGTTATTGCCTTCGGCAAAGATCTGCTGGGCTTCGGGGGTGACCAGGAACTCTAGAAATGCGATCGCATTTTCCCGATTCGGTGCATTCACCAATACCCCGGCTCCGCTGATATTGACGTGGGTACCGCGCCCCTCCTGGTTCGGGAAGAATACGGCCGTTGCTTCCGTCGCCGCCTGATTTTCCGGGGCATCTGACTTAGCCATGCGGGCCCAGTAGTAGTGATTGACGATGGCCACATCGCACTGGCCAGCCGCCACCGCTTTAATCTGATCCGTATCACCCCCTTCCGGTGGCCGGGCCAAATTACTGACCAGCCCCTCGGCCCAGGCCTCGGTGGCCTCTAACCCCTTAGACTCAACCATGGAGCCTAAGAGCGACTGATTGTAAATGTTATTGGAACTGCGAATACAGACCCGGCCCTCCCATTCCGGCTCAGCCAGGGCCTCATAGGTCGATAATTCCGAGGGATCGACGGCCTCGGTGTTGTAGACAATTACCCGGGCCCGCTTGGTGAGGCCGAACCAAAGATTATCGGGATGCTGCAAATTCTCAGGGACCGCGGACTCTAACACCGCCGACTCAATGGATTGAAACAGCTCTTCCTGCTCCGCTCGCCAGAGCCGCCCGGCGTCTACCGTCATCAGGATATCGGCGGGGCTATTGGCGCCTTCGTTTTTAATCCGCTCGATCAGTTCATCAGCGTCCCCTTCAATCAAATTGACCTCAATCCCGGTCTCTTCTGTGAAGCGCTCATAGAGGATGTCGTCAGTATCGTAATGCCGCGATGAGTACACATTGACTTCTCCTGCCGCCACTGGGGCGCTATCAGCGGCGACTTCCGGAGTAGGTTCCGTGACCGTCTCCGTTGACTGACCGCAGGCGGCTACTGCGAGGACAGCAGCGCTTGCAACTGCCGCCGCAAACTTCCGTCGAGTCCATTTCATGGCGAGGATGACACTCCTTTTAGAACATGAATCTTTGCAAAATGAATCTTTGCAAATTAGTCTTTTGGCAGTTAATGAAAATTGTTCTTAAAAACTCTAATCGAGTGTAATACGATGCATCGGAACTCTGTCAAGATCTGCTGGTAAAACTCAACTGCAATGTCTCTGCTGCCAGAGAGTTTTAGACCTAATGACCTTCGTCCTAGTTGCTGGCTCCAGCCCAGCCGATGAGTCTTGGCGCCGTAGCTGGAAGCCTGTCGGTGGGGCTTAGCTGTCATCATTGGCGTCTGTCAAGTAGCCGAGATCATCTTGCTAGGGCGAGCCTTTCCGGTACAGTGACGGCAAGATCCGTAGGTTTTCAGCGTGTCCTACGGCCAAGTTTGCTTCCACGATTTCCGCGCTGTCAGTAGAGAGATTAGGATGGATAGACCCGATTCAGATACTTTCTCCCAGGACCCCGATGTGACCTTAGGGCCTAGCTATGCTGAGCTAGGGCCATCCCAGCGGCGACAGCGCCTGCAGGATTTGGCTCAGGTCTTTTTTCGTTTGGGCCTGATTGCCTTCGGTGGCCCCGCCGCCCACATCGCCATGATGGATGACGAAGTGGTGAAGCGGCGACAATGGCTGAGCCGGGAAAAGCTGCTGGATTTGATTGGGGTGACTAATTTAATCCCTGGCCCCAATTCAACCGAACTGGCTATCCACATCGGGTATGAACGGGGCGGTTGGCCCGGGCTGATGGTAGCTGGCAGTTGCTTTATTCTGCCCGCCATGGTGATGGTGTGGATCTTGGCGGCGGTTTACAGGCAGTATCAGACTCTTCCCCAGGCGGAATGGCTGCTCTATGGCATCAAGCCGGTGATTATCGCCGTCATTCTGCAGGCCCTGATTAAGTTGGGCAAGAAGGCCATTAAGGATGTCCCGACAACCCTGGTTGCGATCGCAGTCATTGCCGCCTTTTTCCTCAACATCAACGAAATCCTATTGCTGGTACTGGCTGGTCTAGCGGTCATGGTAGTGAAAAATCTGGGCCGGAATTCCATGGCCCTGCTCTTGCCCTGCTCTGGTGCTGTCGCCCAAACCGGCGGCACCGCAGCCACAGCAGCCACGGTAGCCACCAGCGCTAGTGGCCTGCAGGTGTTTCTGTTTTTCCTGAAAATTGGCTGTGTGCTCTACGGCAGTGGTTATGTGCTGCTGGCCTTTTTGCAGCGAGATCTGGTGGAACGGTTGGGCTGGCTGACCTCTCAAGAACTGCTCGATGCCATCGCCATCGGTCAGTTTACACCCGGTCCTGTGTTTACCACGGCCACCTTTGTAGGCTATTTATTGGCTGGACATATTGGTGCGATCGCAGGCACCATTGGCATCTTTCTGCCGGCCTTTTTGTTAGTAGGGCTGATCAACCCCTGGGTCCCGAAACTGCGACAGTCTCGCTGGTTCAGCGCCTTCTTAGACGGCGTCAATGCCGCCTCCCTGGGCCTGATGGCCGTGGTTACCTACACCCTGGGACGGGCAGCCATTATTGATTGGGTTACGATCGTCCTAGCAGTCCTGGCCGTGATTGCCGTCTTCCGATTTAAGCTCAACTCGGCCTGGATCGTCTTAGCAGGGGGCGTCTTGGGTCTGTTGGCACAACAGTTTCTCGGGTAGGCTACCCCGCTTCGACCTGACCTATGGCTCCCTGGCCTTTCCCCTGGTGCTGTTGCCCTACATTGCCGCCATGTCTGCTGCTCTGCCCAGCGAGGAAACCTATCTGATCCTAGGGGCTGGATTCGTGGGACTGGGTATGGCTCAGGCCCTTAAGTCTGCTGGAATTCCCTACGACCAGGTAGATGCCAGTGACGACATCGGCGGCAACTGGTACCACGGCGTCTATGAGACTGCCCACATCATTTCTTCCCACACCATCACCCAATTCAGCCACTATCCCATGCCGGCTGACTATCCAGACTTTCCCAGTGCCCGACAGATGTGGGAGTATCTGCAAGCCTTTGCCGATCGGTTTCAGCTGCGCTCTGCCATTGAACTCAATCGCACCGTCCAGGAGGTGCGCCCGGTTGACCATAACCGTTGGGCCGTCACCTTCGCCAATGGGGAGCAGCGACGCTACAAAGGAGTCTTGCTGTGCAACGGCCACCACTGGGACAAACGAATGCCCGAGTTCGTGGGGCAGTTCGACGGCGATATTATCCATGCTAAGGACTATAAACGACCAGAGCAGCTGCGAGGGCGGCAAGTGCTAGTGATTGGCGGCGGTAACTCGGGGTGTGATATTGCCGCCGAAGCCGCTCGGGTGGGAGCCAAGTGTGTGCTTAGCCTGCGGCAATCGGTGTGGTTTATTCCCAAGACCTTTGCCGGGATTCCCGTGGCCGACCTGCCGCGCTGGTGGATGCCAGAGTGGCTGCAACGGTGGCTAACCTACGGGATCATTCGCCTCAGCTTCGGCCGCCACCAAGACTATGGCCTCCCTACCCCCACTTATCGCTTGTTTGAGAAACATCCCACCCTCAACGATGAGGTGCCCTATTACCTGAAACATGGTCGGATTATCTTCAAACCGGCTGTGCAGCAATTGCAGGGGGACAGGGTTCGCTTCAGCGACGGCAGCACTGAGACCATCGACCTGATCATCTGTGCCACGGGGTATCATCTCAGCTATCCCTTTCTACCGCCACAACTGCAGCGAGTACAGGGGGCTAAGATGCAGTGCTACGGTGGCGCTTTCTTGGACGACTACAAGGGCCTCTACTTCATTGGCTGGGGACAGGCTCGCGGTGGCGTGGGCTCCCTAATTTCGGCCTATGGACCGGTGTTTACCCAGTTACTGCGGCTCCAGGATGAGATTTCAGTGCCCCTGGGCTTGGTGTTTAAGCAACTGGGACAGCAACTGCCCCAAACCCATTTGAGTGATCCCCAACGGGTCTTCCGGCAGTTGGCTCTGCTCCGCCTGGGCTTTCGCTGGCTGCGGTATCAGGCTCACCGCATCGATCGTCGCCATGGCCCGTTTCAGAATCGGCCCCTGGAGCCCTAGAGGGTGAGAGCGGAGGACGGAAAAGGGGGGATGGGGGAATGGGGGGATGGGGTGTATAGCCTAACGGCATTCAAGAAAGGCGGAGCCTGCCCGCAGGGCTTAGGGGTGATGGGGAGGTGCAGCAAAAGGCAGAAAGCAGAGGGCAGAAGATGGCCGCCGGGCAGATTGGTAGATTCAGGCTAGTGCTGCTGGAGCCGGACACACCAGATTTAGCCACTGCTCGCCATTGGGATGACGGCAGCGCAGATAATGAGCATGCAGATGGTAGCCGACGTCGCCAGGAACTGGCAGGGTATCGGCTGCGGTGGTCAGGCGGGGATGGCCGCCGGGCAGATAGAGGGGATCCCCCAGGAGGGGGTAGCCCGCTGCAGCTAATTGAATGCGAGTCTGCCACTGGGCTGGGCTGGAATGGCGGTAGCGCTGACTGTAATAGTCCAGTAGGGATTGACCAACGGCATCTGCTGGCACTCGCTCGTGATACGTCCAGCCCTGGTTCATGGCGGTGGCTGACAGCGTCTATGCTCCCTATCCTGCCATTTTGGTCCTTGACCCTAACGTTTTTCCTCAATTCTGTGCCATAGTCCCTGGCGACCGGTATCTTGACTCCAGAAGTATCCCCCTCAATGCCCTCTGCGGCCAGATTGTTCTCTGCCAGATGTACACCGCATGATTGATACCGTACGGGTGGCCTTGGCTACGGCCACGCTGCTAACGACCAGTAGCCTCATCGCACCAGTCCAGGCCAATCCTGACTGTAGGGCTAACTGCCGTTCCGACCAGATCCAGGTCACGCCTGGCGATCCGGTGGCCATTGAGGTGATCAACCAAACCTCGGTGCCGGTTCAGGTAGAACAGGTGCCCATGATCGCCCCGGCCCGCCTCTCTCCGGGGGAAACCCTATGGCTCGACTTTGGCTGGGGCACGAAGCCCAATATTTCCATTGTCTTCTGGAGCGAGACAGAGCAGCCCCTCAAGGCCTACCTGTTTCGCCCCGAGGACACCAGCCTGCGGATTCAGATTCGTCCCTTTGCCTATGGCCCCAGCGATCGCTCCGTCGATATCCTGGACGATGGCCGGGTGCTGATTTATTGAGCAGGGGCCTATCCCCATTGCCCCAGACGACCGATTACTATAGTGCAAGTGATCTATTTGCCTTGGGTTGGGAGCGATATCAGCCCACCCTTGCCAGCTAGACAAGGACCGCTAAGATGGAGCCCAATGTCCTGACTAGGGGCATAGAACACCAATGGTGCGATCGCAAGTGAGGATCATGGCCGACGCCGCAACTGCAGATAAAACTTCCCCGGACTCATCCCCAGACATCACGATGCCGCAGCAGCGGTGGCAGATCCAGCCGGCTCCACTAAACGTCCCTCAGGCCCTGACCCAACTGACGGGCTACCCCCCCTACTGGCCCAGGTGCTGATTCAACGTCACCTAGAGACCCCAGACCAAGTCCTAGAATTTCTAGACCCGAAACCCAGCAACTCCCCTCCCCTTTAGGGGAATTCCCTGACCTCAGCCAGAGCCTCGACATCCTGGTCACCGCCCATTGAGAACCGTCAGAAAATTGCCATCTGCGGTGACTAACCAACCCGATGGCAATGACCAGCACGGCGCTACTGTTGCGCGCCCTGCGGTTTTTGGGGGCCAACGTCGACTACGCCATCCCCAGCCGCATGCAAGAAGGGTATGGTATCAACGAGCGCATCGTCGATGAATTCTATGCTGACGGCGTGGCCGTCATTTTAACTGTCGACAACGGCATCGCCGCGGTGGCTCCCAACCCCCCGCCGCCCCAACCAAGCCTATCGGCAACCGCAACCAATCATCACCACGATGTCCCGGAGACAATTCCCCCAGCCCATGCCATCCTTAACCCTAAGTTGATTCGACCAGACTCTCCCTATCGTGGCATCGCCGGAGTCGGGGTTGCCTATATCTTGGCGGTCTGCCTGGCCCAAGCCCGGGGCCAGACTCAAGATCTCACCGCCCCCCTGCTGGAACTCTTTACCCTGGGCACCATCGCCGATCTCGCTCCCTTGGTGGGGGTGAATCGCCGCTGGGTCAGGCGGGGCCTGAAGCTCCTGCCCCGCTCTCGGATTCTGGGGGTGCAGGCCCTGATTCAAGTGGCCGGTCTCGGGGAGGAGGAGAAGGCGCTGAAGCCAGAAGACATCGGCTTTCGGTTAGGCCCACGCATCAACGCCGTGGGTCGCATTAGCGATCCTCAGATCGTGATCGAGATGCTGACCACAGACGATACCGGCATTGCCTTAGAACGGGCCATGCAGTGCGAGCAGATCAACCAGCATCGCCGCGAGCTTTGCCAGCGAATCGAGCTAGAGGCCGTGACCTGGTGCGAAGCCCAGCGCCAGGGAGGTCAATTGGACCTGACTCGCGATCGACTGCTGCTGATTATTCAGCCCGACTGGCATCACGGCGTCATCGGCATTGTGGCCTCCCGACTGGTAGAACGCTACGGCGTCCCTGTGTTTATTGGTACCTATGAAGACGAGGCCCACACCGAAATTCGCGGCTCCGCCCGCGGCATTCCCGAGTTCCATGTCTTCGAGGCGTTGCAGAGCTGCGATGACCTGCTAGACAAATATGGGGGCCATAGGGCGGCTGGGGGCTTTTCCTTCCCTAGTAAGCACCTGCGGCAGGTGAAATCACGGCTGGTTAAGTTTGCCAATGGCTGCCTGGCCCCGGAGCATCTCAAACCCCTGGTGACGATTGATGCCCAAGCTCGGCTCTGCGATCTCAGCTTAGATCTGTACGCGCAGATCGATCGGTTGCATCCCTGCGGCATCGAGAATCCAGATCCGGTATTTTGGACCCCGGCAGTGCGCCTGCTAGAACAACGCCCCATTGGCAAAGGCCGCGACCATCTGAAGCTCCGGGTGACCGATGACTCTGGCACAGAACTCAAGGTCTTAGCCTGGCGCTGGGGCGACTATTGTCCACTGCCAGAGCAATTAGACATCGCCTATAAACTCCGAGTGAACGCCTGGAATGGCAGCCGTACCATCGAGTTAGAGTTGCTGGGCGTGCGTCTGCCTACTGTTACAGTTACACCGCCCTCTCCGGAGCCAGCCGCGCCTACTTCCCCCCCCCTCTCTGATCCTCCGTCATCGCCGCCAAACGGGGACATGAATGCCCTGGGCTCCCAGACCATGGCCACCTCTGGAGCCACCAGGGTTGACTTCAGCTACAGCAAACGTCGCTACAGCGTCCACATCAGGACTGATGCCACCGATGGCTCGCGACAGCTGATTATTCACAACCCAGAGGGGCAGATCTTGATCGTGGCATTGCCTCAGCGGCAAGGCTTTCTGGGCATTCCCGGGCAACCCCTACAGCCCATCGACCCGGAAGATGGCCGCTACTGCGACCTAATTCGGACGGCGGCGAAAGCGCTGGAACTCGATCAAAAGACGCGCTGGCTGGCCAAGCAAGATGCCCTACTGGCTGCCAAAGACAGTCAAATTCAGCTCCTGTCTCAGCAGGTGGCCTTACTGACCTCGACTCTGGAGCACCTTCCTGCAGAGCAGCGGGAGACCTTGGCAGCCCTGCAGACTAGCTTAGAGCAGCAAGTTAATGCCGTTCAGGAGCAAGAGGCCCAGATCACCCAGCTGCAAGCCCGCTGGCACCAGACCCAGGTATCCCCTGAGCGGTGACCTAGGCTGACTGGCCGCTGCTATACTCGGCCCCCCCAAACAATAGCTCGATGTAGTTGCGATAGTGGGTCAACTGCTGGTTGATTTGCTGCGGCTCCTGCAATACCCGCATCATGATGAAGCTCCCTTCGACGGTCGAGATGATGGCATCGGCGAGCCCCTCTGGGGTTACCGGTAACCGTGGTGGATGTTGTGCGATCGCAACTGCCGTGGCCAACTACCTGCGCCCGAGGGCCAGGGAAGTGGACTACAAACTGTTTGACATTGGCAACTGGGTCGTGAATGGCCAAGCGCCTGTCCCCAGTTCCTATGCTTAAGCAACAACGCCCCGCAAAAGGTAGACGGGAAATGGGGCGTTTGGAGAACGGAAAAGGGGGGAAGTGAAGAGTGAAGAGTGAAGAGTGAAGAGTGAAGAGTGGATGAGATAGGGTAGGGGCGTGGTTGCCGCGCCCAATGCAGAAAACTGGCACCGCCTTTAGAGACTCGACTCGGCGGGTGATGAATCGGGACTGCCCTCATCTGGTTGGGCCAGTTTTCCCATGACAAATTGCACGAAAGAGGTGGCTACCTCGGCCGATTCGTCATGGGAGGCAAAGACGATGGCCATGCTCTGATCCTCACTCTGCTGATAGCAGAGGATGCGAAAGGCGCCATCATTGAAGTAGCCGGTGCGGTCAATCTCGCCACTGTCTGACTGCACTCCTAATTCGGTGATAAAGCTATCTGCTCGGTCGAGGCACCCTTGGGAGCCCACGTCGAGCCGCAAATCGCCACTGGCAATTTCTGGCCGAGCCAAAGCTGGTGTAGCCGCCAAGCCAAGACCAACAATACTGAGGGAAAGTAGGGGGTGCAGTTTCATCGCGTCTTCGTCAATAAAATCGTTGAATGGCTTAGGGCTACCCATGGGAGGTCCTAAGCTACTGAAGTGCCTAATTGATGCTTGCAGGGTAGCCACATATTGCCGTTCTACTCTAACAGTCTATCGAAGGCTACCGAATGTTCCGAGGCTAGGACCACTTTATCGGCTGGCCGACGCCATCGATCACGATGGGGACTGGGGACGATATGATGGCGATTGCGTCCTAATTGTCATCAGCCGCCATGAAACGCCTGGATTACTTGTCAATCAGCGTTGCCACCTTGATGCTAGTGGGATTTCTGGGGCATGAACCTGCCATCGCTACCTCCCCAGACTCCTGGTCTGACACGGAATTAGAACATCGACTCCCCTCCCTTCCCCAGTGGAGCCGCTATACGATCTTAGCTGCCGGCATGGCTGTGGAGCGAGATGACGATCCTGCCGGAGCAGCGAGGCTAATCGCCCTCCGTTAAGGGTTCCATCACCATGAGTCAATGGACCTCTACCAGCCATGCCCTCGACTATTTAGCCCGGGCCGATCAAATTCCGCACCGCACCGAAGGGGAGGCGGTGGTGCTCGATCATGTCCCCAAACAGGCAGGCTGCATTCTAGATCTGGGCAGCGGTGATGGTCGTCTGCTGGCTTTATTACAGTTGGATCGACCCCAAATGCAGGGGATTGCCCTCGACTTTTCCCCAGCAATGCTGACTGCTGCTCGCCAGCGATTTGCCGGCGATGGTCGAGTGACGGTGATCAGCCACGATTTGAGGCAGCCCCTGCCACCTCTGGGTAGCTTTGACGCTATTGTCTCTAGCTTTGCCATTCATCATCTGGAGCACGATCGCAAGCGCGCCCTCTATGGAGAAATCTTCGATCGCCTAGAGCCCGGCGGTATCTTCTGCAACCTGGAGCATGTGGCTTCCCCTACCGAGGGATTGCATCGCCACTTCATGGCAGCCATTGGCTATCGACCCGAGGACGAAGATCCAGAGAACCGCTTACTGGATATGGAGACCCAACTCAACTGGCTACGGCAGATCGGCTTCGACCATGTGGATTGCTATTGGAAATGGCTGGAGATGGCGTTGATGGTGGGCTACAAGCCTGCCTGAAGAGTAGGCAGTGTCGTCCAGAGAAACACAATCAGGGCCACTAAGCCCAAGAGCCCCTGCAGCAGGTTGCCCACTAGAGTGCCAACGACGATGGCCACCCCCACCTTCAAGGACTGCTGCAGCCGGATCGGCAACCCCAGTTCCCGTCGGTGCAGAAATTCGCCCAAAAAGGCTCCCAGTACAGTGCCGAAGAGAATACCCAGGAGGGGGCCGCCCACCGGCAGGGTCGGCAGTAGGCCCAGAAAGCCTAAAATCATCCCCACGATGGCTCCCAGTTGGGCCCAGTTACTGGCGCCGACTCGCTTGGCGCTGAGGATACCCGCCAAGTAGTCAACGGCAACGCTGAGCAAGAAGGCCACCAGGGCTGTCCCCAAGGCTATCCCTAAGCCAGCGAAGCCCTTGATCACGCCCCAGATCACCACCGCGCCAGGACCAGGGCACCCGGGCATGGCCGGGATAAAAGGCCCCACCCCCCTGCGCCATGACCAGCACCATCCCAATAGAGCCCTAGTTCCCAGAGGCCACCGGTCCACCGGGCGCCATGCTATGCTGAGGCCATGCCAAGAGGATGTGGCCCTGTCGACAGGGAGGTCGTTAGGTGGTCCCAGCTACGACTCAAGGCATCCATCGGGACATCCATAGGGCAAGGAAATAGAGGGACACAGGGAGTATAGCGAAAGGTAGAAGGAAAAAGGCAGAGGGCAGAATCAGGATGCTTGCTAGGCAAAGAATTCACTGATTTGGCATGGCCTAACCTGGCTGACTACAGCTGTCTAGCAACCGCCGCCAAGCTTTGTGGTACTCCCAGATCCAACGAAACGTCTGTCGTGAATCGAGGGCTTAGAAACCATGATGTTCCTGAAGGTAAAGACGGTATCGCTGCCACCCACGACCCTGGTATTGGCCTCCATCGGCTCGATCCAGTTGGGGTCGGCCCTGGCTAAGGGACTGTTTGACCAGATCAGTCCGACAGGGATGGTGGCCCTGCGGGTGGGGCTGGTGGCGGCAGGGTTGTTGCTGCTGTGGCGCCCCTCCCCTGGGTCGCTATGCCCGGGCCAGCTATGGCCTGTTGCTGCCCTTCGGCCTGGTCCTGGCTGCCATGAATCTCTGCTTTTATGGTGCGATCGCACGGATTCCCATTGGAGTAGCCGTCGCCCTACAGTTCACCGGTCCCCTGGGGGTGGCCTTGGTCCATTCCCGACGTCCCTTAGATGGGCTCTGGGTGGGTTGGCGGCGGCAGGCATTGGCCTGCTCATCCCGGTCCAGGGCCTGGCCCTCGATCCGATGGGGATGGGATTAGCCCTACTGGGCGGAGCCTGCTGGGGTACCTACATGCTGCTGTCGGCCAAGGTAGGACGTCTGTTTCCCCAGGGAGAGGGGCTGGCCCTAGCCATGGTCATCGCAGCCATGGCCCTCTTACCTTTGGGAGTCTGGGTCGATGGTCCTCGGTTACTGCAGCCGCTAGTGTTGGTCACGGGCGTGGGGGTAGCCCTACTGTCCTCCGCCGTGCCCTATTCTCTGGAGATGGCGGCCCTGCAACGATTGCCGCTGCAGGTCTTTGGAGTTCTGCTGAGCCTGGAGCCCGCCGTCGCTGCCCTGATCGCCCTGGTAGTCTTGGGAGAGACCCTGGTACCCCGCATGGTCGGGGCCATTGTCCTGATCACCCTGGCCGCCGTGGGATCCTCCCAAGGACCTCCCCTATCGCAGTAATTCCGTGATGGGTGTGAAACACTGGATATAGGGATGCATTTTCCGAACGACCATGAGCCTCTGTATCAACCCTCGCTGTCCCCAGCCCGATCATCCTGACAACGGGCACAATCGCTATTGTCAGGGATGCGGCTCTGAACTGGTACTGCAGGGCGCTATCGGGTGCTGCGGTTGCTCAGCAGTCACAGTGGCTTCGGCATGGTCTACGAAGCCTACGAGCGCAGCACCCCGATGATCCTGAAGGTACTGAAATCAAGCCACAACGATAATCCTAAGGTGCTGGAACTGTTTCAACGGGAAGCAGAAGTACTGAGTCAACTACACCATCCCGGCGTGCCTCGGGTAGCTGCCGACGGCTATTTTGCCTACTGGCCCCAGGGCAGTGACCAGCCGCTGCATTGCATCCTGATGGAAAAGATCGACGGCCCCAACCTGAAGCAGTGGATGGTGCAGCAGGGAAACCATCCTATCAGTGAAACCCAGGCCCGCTACTGGTTAACCCAACTGACCGAGGTCCTGCAACTGATCCATCGGCATCATTGTTTCCACCGCGATATCAAGCCTGACAACATCATGCTGCGGGCCAATGGTCAGGTGGTGTTAGTGGACTTCGGGGCGGCTCGTCAGATGACGGCCACCTACATGGCCCAGTTGGGAGCCACAGGCGGCATCACTACCGTTAGTTCCGCGGGCTACACCCCTCCCGAGCAAGAGCATGGCCAAGCAGTGCCCCAGTCCGATTTCTATGCCCTGGGGCGCACGCTGATCTACCTGCTGACGGCCCAGTCTCCCACCGATCCCACCATCTATGACTCTCGCACCAATACTTTCCATTGGCGGCAGCAGGCTGACCAAGTCTCGCCTGAATTCGCCGACCTGATCGACTGGCTCACGGCCCCGCGAGCGGTGGATCGGCCTCAGACGCCGGAGGCCATCCTGGCTCGCCTGGCGGAGTTGCCCACCAGTGTGTCTCAAGGGCTGGTGTTACCGACGACTACCCTCGATCCTCCCTCGGCAGTTCCCTCTACGCAGATGCAGCGAGACCCTGAAGTACAGGACAGCAGCGCTACGGGGGCAATATCTTGGCGGCGGCGATGGCCATGGGTTGGGATCGGGGCGGCGTCTCTGGTGGGTTTAGGCCTGATCTTGGCCTGGGGGTGGCAACGGTGGCAGCCCCAGGCGACGACGAATTCCCCGAGCCCAGCAACCCCGATCTCTGAGGCCAACAGTGGGCCAGTAGAGCTAGTGGGGCGGTTGCCAGGCCATGTCAGCTCTGTGAATGCTCTGCAGCTGAGTGGTGATGGCCAGACCCTGATCAGTGCCGGAGCAGATGGTACTATTCGCTTTTGGGATCTGACTCGGCGGGGAGAGGCCCAGCGCCTAGAAGGCCACCGCAGCTTCATCAATACCGTGGTGTTCAGTCGCGACGAGACTCGCCTCTTCAGCGGCGGGGCCGATGGTCAGCTCTATGGTTGGGATGTGCTTGCGGGCACGGTGCAATGGCACCGAGAGGCCCATACTAGCCCGGTAAACACCCTGGCCATCAGTCACGATGGTCGCACCCTGGCCAGTGGCAGTGCCGATGGGGAGATTAAGCTCTGGACTGTCGATGGTCAGACCATGATCCGGACCATTCAGGCCCATGACGGGCCGGTCAATACCCTAGAGTTCAGCGCCGACGGCCAATGGCTGGCCAGTGGTGGGGCAGATCGGCTGGTGCGACTGTGGGATCTCGATAGTGGCGACGAGCTCCACACCTTTCGGGGGCACACCAGCTATGTGAACGATCTGGCCATCAGTCCCGACGGTCAGATCCTCTTCAGTGCCAGTGCTGACCGCACGATTCGGCGTTGGCAGCTGATGGATTACACCGAG
This portion of the Halomicronema hongdechloris C2206 genome encodes:
- a CDS encoding Fe(3+) ABC transporter substrate-binding protein codes for the protein MKWTRRKFAAAVASAAVLAVAACGQSTETVTEPTPEVAADSAPVAAGEVNVYSSRHYDTDDILYERFTEETGIEVNLIEGDADELIERIKNEGANSPADILMTVDAGRLWRAEQEELFQSIESAVLESAVPENLQHPDNLWFGLTKRARVIVYNTEAVDPSELSTYEALAEPEWEGRVCIRSSNNIYNQSLLGSMVESKGLEATEAWAEGLVSNLARPPEGGDTDQIKAVAAGQCDVAIVNHYYWARMAKSDAPENQAATEATAVFFPNQEGRGTHVNISGAGVLVNAPNRENAIAFLEFLVTPEAQQIFAEGNNEYPVVEGVDIDPVVAELGDFKVDEVNVSAYGRNNPEVVKLVDRVGWK
- a CDS encoding chromate transporter; its protein translation is MDRPDSDTFSQDPDVTLGPSYAELGPSQRRQRLQDLAQVFFRLGLIAFGGPAAHIAMMDDEVVKRRQWLSREKLLDLIGVTNLIPGPNSTELAIHIGYERGGWPGLMVAGSCFILPAMVMVWILAAVYRQYQTLPQAEWLLYGIKPVIIAVILQALIKLGKKAIKDVPTTLVAIAVIAAFFLNINEILLLVLAGLAVMVVKNLGRNSMALLLPCSGAVAQTGGTAATAATVATSASGLQVFLFFLKIGCVLYGSGYVLLAFLQRDLVERLGWLTSQELLDAIAIGQFTPGPVFTTATFVGYLLAGHIGAIAGTIGIFLPAFLLVGLINPWVPKLRQSRWFSAFLDGVNAASLGLMAVVTYTLGRAAIIDWVTIVLAVLAVIAVFRFKLNSAWIVLAGGVLGLLAQQFLG
- a CDS encoding flavin-containing monooxygenase — translated: MSAALPSEETYLILGAGFVGLGMAQALKSAGIPYDQVDASDDIGGNWYHGVYETAHIISSHTITQFSHYPMPADYPDFPSARQMWEYLQAFADRFQLRSAIELNRTVQEVRPVDHNRWAVTFANGEQRRYKGVLLCNGHHWDKRMPEFVGQFDGDIIHAKDYKRPEQLRGRQVLVIGGGNSGCDIAAEAARVGAKCVLSLRQSVWFIPKTFAGIPVADLPRWWMPEWLQRWLTYGIIRLSFGRHQDYGLPTPTYRLFEKHPTLNDEVPYYLKHGRIIFKPAVQQLQGDRVRFSDGSTETIDLIICATGYHLSYPFLPPQLQRVQGAKMQCYGGAFLDDYKGLYFIGWGQARGGVGSLISAYGPVFTQLLRLQDEISVPLGLVFKQLGQQLPQTHLSDPQRVFRQLALLRLGFRWLRYQAHRIDRRHGPFQNRPLEP
- a CDS encoding RluA family pseudouridine synthase, encoding MNQGWTYHERVPADAVGQSLLDYYSQRYRHSSPAQWQTRIQLAAAGYPLLGDPLYLPGGHPRLTTAADTLPVPGDVGYHLHAHYLRCRHPNGEQWLNLVCPAPAALA
- a CDS encoding cupredoxin domain-containing protein, translating into MIDTVRVALATATLLTTSSLIAPVQANPDCRANCRSDQIQVTPGDPVAIEVINQTSVPVQVEQVPMIAPARLSPGETLWLDFGWGTKPNISIVFWSETEQPLKAYLFRPEDTSLRIQIRPFAYGPSDRSVDILDDGRVLIY
- a CDS encoding class I SAM-dependent methyltransferase codes for the protein MSQWTSTSHALDYLARADQIPHRTEGEAVVLDHVPKQAGCILDLGSGDGRLLALLQLDRPQMQGIALDFSPAMLTAARQRFAGDGRVTVISHDLRQPLPPLGSFDAIVSSFAIHHLEHDRKRALYGEIFDRLEPGGIFCNLEHVASPTEGLHRHFMAAIGYRPEDEDPENRLLDMETQLNWLRQIGFDHVDCYWKWLEMALMVGYKPA
- a CDS encoding DUF456 domain-containing protein, encoding MPGCPGPGAVVIWGVIKGFAGLGIALGTALVAFLLSVAVDYLAGILSAKRVGASNWAQLGAIVGMILGFLGLLPTLPVGGPLLGILFGTVLGAFLGEFLHRRELGLPIRLQQSLKVGVAIVVGTLVGNLLQGLLGLVALIVFLWTTLPTLQAGL
- a CDS encoding EamA family transporter; this encodes MMFLKVKTVSLPPTTLVLASIGSIQLGSALAKGLFDQISPTGMVALRVGLVAAGLLLLWRPSPGSLCPGQLWPVAALRPGPGCHESLLLWCDRTDSHWSSRRPTVHRSPGGGLGPFPTSLRWALGGLAAAGIGLLIPVQGLALDPMGMGLALLGGACWGTYMLLSAKVGRLFPQGEGLALAMVIAAMALLPLGVWVDGPRLLQPLVLVTGVGVALLSSAVPYSLEMAALQRLPLQVFGVLLSLEPAVAALIALVVLGETLVPRMVGAIVLITLAAVGSSQGPPLSQ